ctcaaaaaaaaaaaaatctccgtctcCGTCTGTTATCCCGATCGGTTTTACCACATATATACGGGGACTACTTTGGCCGGCCGCCAGAGCCACCGCATCGGACAAAAACTAGAGATTGATCCATCCATGGGTTCCCTATTCTCTTCCCCTGCCGGCGGCGACTCTCTCCCAGTCTCAAAAAAGTACATTGGCCGCTCTATTAGGTCAAAAGAGTATGTAATTCCTAGCTGCTGGACAATTTTCTTACCAATTTGCTTAAGCACTTGCATCGGATCTATTCTTATTCTTTATTATGAGATTCATTGGATGAACGTCTGATTGCCCCAACCATCAAACGAAAGATCCATCCATCATTTAATTGTTTATTTATTTGGTGTACCCTTGTTTCTTTGGGGACAGACAGGACGTCGCCCTCCGAATTTCTACGCTTGTCGACATCGCCATCGAACATTACAACTCCAACAATCCAGTatgatactctctctctctctctctctctctctctcagatacACACACCACGCATCTAGGCGAGTGCTTAATACATATGATTGAGAATTTGAGATCGATCACTGCGATGCAGGGTGCCGAGTTCGAGTATCCTGAGTATCCTCCCCAGTCGACCACGGAGATGAAGGCTGCCTGCATTGGTTTTAGGGGAACTTTCTGGTACCACCTCTGCTTTTCGGCTCACCCCATGGATGCCACCGCCGAGACGCAACACTTTTTCGCTGAGCTATATTTTGATAAACAGTACCTCGAACTAGCCGTTGAAACATGCATCATCTTAGGTACTACCTAAATTTAACTTCACATTCCGCCATATTGTGTTTGTGTTTGCTAGCCACTTGAATATATGCATACTATTAATGCAACTTGCAGCTAATCCTCTCTCTATATTTCTCTATAATGTCAACAGAAAAGCCGTTGTGCCGCTTTAGCAGCTCGTGTGCATTTTGTCCAGACGAATCCAATATCTTGCACCCAAGTGATGAAGAATTTGTCTGTGGAAAGCAAGATCACAAAAAAGAATTCTTCCGCAGGAGAGATATGCTAGTGCGGCCATACAGTTCTTTTATGACACCTCCTGATATAGATAACACCGTCATAGACATAGATAGCACCGAAGATCCATGACTCAAACTATTATGTTATGGCATATGTATTGCAGTTGTAAGATAACTATGTTATTCTTATCAGAATGACTAATTCACATCTAAATGTTTTTTAAAAATGTCACATCTAAGTTGTTCACCATATAATTAGGGGCTTCAAGATTTGTACAAAATGTTTTTGTTGTCTCTAGGGCTCATGTCGCTAGTGTCCTTTGGGGCTGTTTCTTTTATCGCGCACACCAAGAGCCCCTTTTCCTGTACGGGTCTGGGCATGTGGGCCTTTTTTCGTTATATGTGGTTTTTTAAAACACGTTATGagcttgtttttttttgaaaatcacgTTATATGTGCTTGTGATCCATTGTTTTGTTCTTTTTTTGGTCTGCGCCTGGGCCTTTTGTACGGGCAGAATTGAAGAAGCTGGGCTGTGTtcaaaaaattcatgattttttaaattcTTTACTTTTTGGTGGTGTTAGTTACATGTCTATCATCAAATTCCCCGGACCATTATTTAGTTGCGCGTTCAATATTAGCACGCAACTCATGTCCGATCTAGTTGCATGTCCACTTTCGACACGCAACTCATGCTCGACCCGGTATCTGTATATAGTTGTTTGTCCAACTCTAAGACACAACTCGTTCGACCTAGGTGTATGTCCATCTTTGACATAAGCACCCAACCGAATACACCTATGTAGTTGCATTCGAACACCGACACGTAATTTGTTCAACCCAATTGCATGTCCAACCCCAACACACAACTCACGCCCGACCTAGTTGCGACACACAATGCCCGAGGgtgtagttttttgttttttcttccctTTCCACTTATTTGTTTGGAACCCAATATGTTTTTCTAACTTCATGTTATTTCTTATTTTTATGCTCTCCTTTCAGTTTTCAGTTTCCTTTCTTGTTTTTAATTTTGATGTACTTTTTTTAAATTCAAGTTTTTTTGTCTACAACCAAACTGGGGACAATTTTTTTGTACTAGTTGCAAGTCTTTGATGCGCAACTAGGGATGTGTGTGTTGGTCGAGTGTCCCCAATTGCatgccgaccatcgactcgcaactaagggtgtGTGTGTTTGTCTAGGGCCCCAGTTGCATgctgaccatcgactcgcaactaagggtgcATGTGTTTGTCGAAGGTCTCCAGTTGCATGCCGACCAATGACTCACAACTAGGGGAGtatgtgtttgtcgagggtccccagttgcatacCGACCATCTACTcacaactagtgtgtgtgtgtgtgtgtgtgtgtgtgtgtgtgtgtgtgtgtgtgtgtgtgtgtcgaggcccctagttgcatgtcgaccatcgactcacaactaggcgtgtgtgtgttttgtcgagggtccccagttgcaacccgaccatcaactcgcaactagggatgtgtgtgtgtgtttgttgagggtccccagttgcaacccgaccatcgactcgcaactaggggtgtgtgtgtttgtcgagggtccccggTTGCATGCCGACCATCGAATCGCAGCTaggggtatgtgtgtgtgtgtttgtcgagggtcccaagttgcatgtcaaccatcgaatcgcaactagggtgtgtgtgtgtttgtcgagggtcccaagTTGCATGTCAACCATAGACTTGCAACTAGGGGTGTATGTGTGTGTTTCTTgagggtccccaattgcatgtcaaccatcgactcgcaactaggagagtg
This region of Triticum aestivum cultivar Chinese Spring chromosome 2D, IWGSC CS RefSeq v2.1, whole genome shotgun sequence genomic DNA includes:
- the LOC123050612 gene encoding uncharacterized protein, with the protein product MGSLFSSPAGGDSLPVSKKYIGRSIRSKEQDVALRISTLVDIAIEHYNSNNPGAEFEYPEYPPQSTTEMKAACIGFRGTFWYHLCFSAHPMDATAETQHFFAELYFDKQYLELAVETCIILEKPLCRFSSSCAFCPDESNILHPSDEEFVCGKQDHKKEFFRRRDMLVRPYSSFMTPPDIDNTVIDIDSTEDP